The following are encoded together in the Paludisphaera mucosa genome:
- a CDS encoding efflux RND transporter permease subunit, translating to MGERDSGAGPNGVGPKRHDFLNGIVHVFLDNNFSIILIVVSVLIGLAALLVTAREEDPQIVVPLADVMVSMPGHSAAEVEQLAANPLEKILYQIDGVEYVYSMSRENQAVITVRFYVGQDRERSLVKLFKKINENQDVIPPGVSGWVVKPVEIDDVPVVSLTLAGEEGDGYGLRRVGEEVVQRLSALPGVSRAYVVGGEPRRVRVDLDPERLQAYALGPLEVQTAIQGANVTRPAGDFTRGDAVVRVEGGVAADRPERIRDLVVGVFQNRPVFLKDVATVRDGPNEATSYLRHGWGPARGFEAPEGFPGVEVAGRGGSGASRRATAGVVAARPAVTVAIAKQKGTNAVTVAESVLRAAGELRSDVVPSGMELVVTRNSGLTADEKVDELVEGLWVAIVIVIALLTLSLGWREAMIVAVAVPVVFGLTLGVNLLFGYTINRVTLFALILSLGLLVDDPIVDVENIARHFEMRGRATRDIVLEAVAEIRPPLISATLAVIVSFLPLFFITGMMGPYMAPMALNVPVAMLMSMLVAFTITPWMAYQVLHKKFNSGAHAGRPHTDEEDLEALRRTFLYRLFRPMMAPLIGSRRAALTFLTSIALLTAAATGLAALRMVPLKMLPFDNKNELLLVLDFDEGTTLERANAAVREVEAEVATVPEVTDYVSYVGLPSPIDFNGLVRHYYLRQTPHNAEVRVNLVGKKHRAAQSHAIALRLHDRLTALAGRRHARLKVVELPPGPPVLASLVAEVSGRPEHSYDDLTSAAATVARRLGAEPGVAEVDDTVEAPARKLVFVADQEKAALNGVSVDEIARTLRLVLSGGDAGTVRLAGERNPLRVELRLPRSLRSSRQDLASVRVKGRTGQFTALSELGGWEETRVDQTIYHKNLERVVYVTAETLGRTPAECVLDVTFDRRPDGTSPTGASTDQGWVSDAEPRKLSERTFLRNGGGIPWAVPAGVRVGFSGEGEWKITLDVFRDLGLAFAAAMVMIYVILVMQTNSFLIPLVVMLAIPLTVLGVMPGFWLLNAMNGQVVGGRADPVLFTATAMIGMIALAGIVTRDAIILVDFIGQSVEKGRPLFDAIMESRVVRMRPILLTAGAAMLSSIPITLDPIFSGLAWSLIFGLFASTIFTLFVIPVSYWLLHAEKSGVASRPPAGSRDVGAVVEP from the coding sequence ATGGGCGAGCGGGATTCAGGGGCCGGCCCGAACGGCGTCGGGCCGAAGCGGCACGATTTCCTCAACGGGATCGTCCACGTCTTCCTCGACAATAATTTCTCGATCATCCTGATCGTCGTCTCCGTCCTGATCGGCCTGGCGGCCCTGCTGGTGACCGCCCGGGAGGAGGATCCGCAGATCGTCGTGCCGCTGGCCGACGTCATGGTGAGCATGCCGGGCCACTCGGCCGCCGAGGTCGAACAGCTCGCGGCGAACCCCCTGGAGAAGATCCTCTATCAGATCGACGGCGTGGAATACGTCTACAGCATGTCGCGCGAGAACCAGGCCGTCATCACGGTCCGGTTCTACGTCGGCCAGGACCGCGAGCGGAGCCTCGTCAAGCTCTTCAAGAAGATCAACGAGAACCAGGACGTCATCCCGCCCGGCGTCTCCGGCTGGGTCGTCAAGCCGGTCGAGATCGACGACGTCCCGGTCGTCTCCCTGACGCTCGCCGGCGAGGAGGGCGACGGCTACGGCCTCAGGAGGGTCGGCGAGGAGGTCGTCCAGCGCCTGTCGGCGCTGCCCGGGGTCTCGCGGGCCTACGTCGTCGGGGGCGAGCCCCGCAGGGTGCGGGTCGACCTCGACCCCGAGCGGCTCCAGGCGTACGCCCTCGGCCCCCTGGAGGTCCAGACGGCGATCCAGGGGGCGAACGTCACCCGTCCCGCCGGCGACTTCACCCGCGGCGACGCGGTCGTCCGGGTCGAGGGGGGCGTCGCGGCCGACCGCCCGGAGCGGATCCGCGACCTGGTCGTGGGGGTCTTCCAGAACCGCCCGGTCTTCCTCAAGGACGTGGCCACCGTACGCGACGGGCCCAACGAGGCGACCAGCTACCTCCGCCACGGCTGGGGCCCGGCGCGGGGGTTCGAGGCGCCCGAGGGGTTCCCGGGCGTCGAGGTCGCCGGACGCGGCGGATCCGGTGCGTCCCGACGCGCGACGGCCGGCGTCGTCGCCGCGAGGCCCGCCGTCACGGTGGCCATCGCCAAGCAGAAGGGGACCAACGCGGTGACCGTCGCGGAGTCCGTCCTCCGCGCGGCCGGGGAGCTCAGGAGCGACGTCGTCCCTTCGGGCATGGAGCTCGTCGTCACCCGCAACTCGGGGCTGACCGCCGACGAGAAGGTCGACGAGCTCGTCGAGGGCCTGTGGGTGGCGATCGTCATCGTCATCGCGCTCTTGACCCTCAGCCTCGGCTGGCGCGAGGCGATGATCGTCGCCGTCGCGGTGCCGGTGGTCTTCGGTCTGACGCTCGGGGTCAATCTGCTCTTCGGCTACACGATCAACCGGGTGACGTTGTTCGCCCTGATCCTTTCGCTCGGCCTGCTGGTCGACGACCCGATCGTGGACGTCGAGAACATCGCGCGGCATTTCGAGATGCGCGGCCGGGCGACGCGGGACATCGTGCTCGAGGCGGTCGCCGAGATCCGCCCGCCCCTGATCAGCGCGACGCTGGCGGTGATCGTGAGCTTCCTGCCGCTGTTCTTCATCACCGGCATGATGGGCCCCTACATGGCCCCGATGGCGCTGAACGTGCCGGTGGCCATGCTGATGTCGATGCTCGTGGCGTTCACCATCACGCCCTGGATGGCCTACCAGGTCCTCCACAAGAAGTTCAACTCGGGCGCCCATGCGGGCCGCCCCCACACGGACGAGGAGGACCTCGAGGCGCTCCGCCGCACGTTCCTCTACCGCCTGTTCCGACCGATGATGGCCCCCCTGATCGGTTCGCGGCGGGCGGCCTTGACGTTCCTGACGTCGATCGCCCTGCTCACGGCCGCCGCGACAGGGCTCGCGGCGCTCCGGATGGTCCCCTTGAAGATGCTGCCCTTCGACAACAAGAACGAGTTGCTGCTGGTCCTCGACTTCGACGAAGGGACCACCCTGGAGCGCGCGAACGCCGCGGTCCGGGAGGTCGAGGCCGAGGTGGCGACGGTCCCCGAGGTCACCGACTACGTCAGCTACGTCGGCCTCCCCAGCCCGATCGACTTCAACGGCCTGGTCAGGCACTACTACCTGCGGCAGACGCCCCACAACGCCGAGGTCCGCGTGAACCTGGTCGGCAAGAAGCACCGCGCGGCGCAGAGCCACGCGATCGCCCTGCGGCTCCACGACCGCCTGACCGCGCTCGCCGGCAGGCGCCACGCGCGGCTCAAGGTCGTCGAACTGCCTCCGGGGCCGCCCGTGCTCGCCTCGCTCGTGGCCGAGGTGAGCGGCCGGCCGGAGCACTCGTACGACGACCTCACGTCCGCGGCCGCGACGGTCGCCCGGCGGCTCGGGGCGGAGCCGGGGGTCGCGGAGGTGGACGACACGGTCGAGGCCCCCGCCCGGAAGCTCGTGTTCGTCGCCGACCAGGAGAAGGCCGCCCTCAACGGGGTCTCCGTCGACGAGATCGCCCGGACCCTCCGCCTCGTCCTGTCCGGCGGCGACGCCGGCACGGTGCGACTCGCGGGCGAACGGAACCCGCTCCGCGTCGAGCTCCGCCTGCCGCGCTCGCTCCGATCCAGCCGCCAGGACCTGGCGAGCGTGCGGGTCAAGGGCCGGACGGGCCAGTTCACGGCGCTGTCGGAGCTCGGCGGCTGGGAGGAGACCCGCGTCGACCAGACGATCTACCACAAGAATCTGGAGCGCGTGGTCTACGTGACCGCCGAGACGCTGGGGCGCACCCCGGCGGAGTGCGTCCTCGACGTGACCTTCGACCGGCGGCCCGACGGGACCTCGCCGACGGGCGCCTCGACGGATCAAGGTTGGGTGTCCGACGCCGAGCCGCGGAAGCTCTCCGAGCGGACGTTCCTCCGCAACGGCGGAGGCATCCCCTGGGCCGTGCCCGCCGGCGTGCGAGTCGGGTTCAGCGGCGAGGGCGAGTGGAAGATCACCCTCGACGTGTTCCGCGACCTCGGCCTCGCGTTCGCGGCGGCCATGGTGATGATCTACGTGATCCTCGTGATGCAGACGAACTCGTTCCTGATCCCGCTGGTCGTGATGCTCGCCATCCCGCTCACCGTACTCGGCGTGATGCCGGGCTTCTGGCTGCTGAACGCCATGAACGGGCAGGTCGTCGGCGGGCGCGCCGACCCCGTGCTCTTCACCGCCACGGCCATGATCGGCATGATCGCGCTCGCCGGCATCGTGACCCGCGACGCGATCATCCTGGTCGATTTCATCGGCCAGTCCGTCGAGAAGGGCCGCCCGCTCTTCGACGCCATCATGGAGAGCCGCGTCGTGCGGATGCGTCCGATCCTCCTGACGGCGGGTGCGGCGATGCTCTCGAGCATCCCCATCACGCTCGACCCGATCTTCTCGGGGCTGGCGTGGTCGCTGATCTTCGGGTTGTTCGCGTCGACGATCTTCACCCTGTTCGTGATCCCGGTGTCGTACTGGCTGCTCCACGCCGAGAAATCCGGCGTCGCGAGCCGCCCGCCGGCCGGCTCGCGCGACGTCGGTGCGGTCGTCGAGCCTTGA
- a CDS encoding CRISPR-associated helicase/endonuclease Cas3, with product MLVAGHHSGLPPKLNFEPERLTRAEKKTRLDEACRGGGAEIAALLGHALPGAPATLRPEALAAWTGRERLQESLLRHEFWTRMLFSALIDADRLDTERFKDRERAEARQASKAGADILKELREKLGRRLEAVSRAAHVRTAALPDAARARAEAVLKLRADVLAACRRAAERIPGRHSLTVPTGGGKTLSALAFALDHAIRHDLRRVIVVIPFTSIIDQTAAVYREAFGDAGEGIALVEHHSNLEPSRDTYENRLASENWDAPVIVTTSVQFFESLFSARGTAARKLHNIARSVVVFDEVQALPHHLRTPIFDVLNRLVDHYGVSALFCTATQPALELARSNRRAFPNLPGVVEVVDDVQAAFDAVKERVEVDCSRALDPTTWEDLAAELREPGRGRVLVIVQRRDDARALCELLGPGAFHLSALMCAAHRREVLARIAGALRGGGACRVVSTTLVEAGVDLDFPVVYRDLGGVDALAQAAGRCNREGRLADEHGRPIPGRLIVFRSPSEPPPGLRPGDDTTASLLREQEGRLDLFDPSTYRTYFSRYFADVTPDALKVMEARLARDFPETEIRFRMIDDQGRASIVVPYGDAAERVEAYRCAPCRSTLRDLQPYIVDVPQSQFTTLVRGGVIEAIHDQVNWLVAIGPQYHPTFGLEVERIIPADPASLITSQD from the coding sequence ATGCTCGTCGCCGGCCACCACTCGGGCCTGCCGCCGAAGTTGAACTTCGAGCCCGAACGGCTGACCAGGGCCGAGAAGAAGACCCGCCTCGACGAGGCCTGTCGCGGCGGCGGGGCCGAGATCGCCGCCCTGCTCGGGCACGCCTTGCCGGGTGCTCCCGCGACGCTGCGCCCGGAGGCGCTCGCGGCATGGACCGGCCGCGAGCGCCTTCAAGAGTCCCTCCTGCGGCACGAATTCTGGACCCGCATGCTCTTTTCGGCCCTGATCGACGCCGACCGCCTCGACACCGAGCGGTTCAAGGATCGCGAGCGGGCCGAGGCGCGCCAGGCGTCGAAGGCCGGGGCGGACATCCTGAAAGAGCTTCGTGAGAAGCTCGGGCGGCGGCTGGAGGCGGTGTCCCGGGCCGCGCACGTGCGTACGGCCGCGCTGCCCGATGCGGCCCGGGCGCGGGCCGAGGCGGTCCTCAAGCTTCGGGCCGACGTGCTGGCCGCCTGCCGTCGCGCCGCCGAGCGCATTCCTGGGCGACACTCCCTGACCGTCCCCACCGGCGGGGGCAAGACGCTGTCGGCCCTCGCCTTCGCCCTCGACCACGCGATCCGCCACGACCTGCGCAGGGTGATCGTCGTCATCCCCTTCACGAGCATCATCGACCAGACGGCCGCGGTCTACCGCGAGGCGTTCGGGGATGCGGGGGAAGGGATCGCCCTCGTCGAACATCACAGCAACCTCGAGCCGTCGCGGGACACCTACGAGAACCGTCTGGCCTCGGAGAACTGGGACGCGCCCGTGATCGTGACGACGAGCGTCCAGTTCTTCGAAAGCCTCTTCTCCGCCCGCGGGACCGCCGCGAGGAAGCTGCACAACATCGCCCGGAGCGTCGTGGTCTTCGACGAGGTCCAGGCCCTGCCGCACCACCTCCGGACCCCGATCTTCGACGTCCTGAACCGGCTCGTCGACCATTACGGCGTCTCCGCCCTGTTCTGCACCGCGACCCAGCCGGCCCTCGAACTGGCGAGGAGCAACCGACGGGCGTTCCCGAACCTCCCCGGGGTGGTCGAGGTCGTCGACGACGTCCAGGCCGCCTTCGACGCCGTCAAGGAAAGGGTCGAAGTCGACTGCTCGCGAGCCCTCGATCCGACGACCTGGGAGGACCTGGCCGCAGAGCTTCGGGAGCCGGGCCGGGGACGCGTCCTCGTGATCGTCCAACGTCGCGACGACGCCCGCGCGCTCTGCGAACTCCTGGGACCCGGCGCGTTCCACCTGTCGGCCCTGATGTGCGCGGCCCATCGCCGCGAGGTCCTGGCGCGGATCGCCGGGGCCTTGCGAGGCGGGGGGGCCTGCCGGGTGGTCAGCACGACTCTCGTCGAGGCCGGCGTCGACCTGGACTTCCCCGTCGTCTACCGCGACCTCGGGGGCGTGGACGCCCTGGCCCAGGCCGCCGGCCGCTGCAACCGCGAGGGGCGGCTCGCCGACGAGCATGGCCGTCCGATCCCGGGGAGACTGATCGTCTTCCGCTCCCCCTCGGAACCGCCCCCCGGCCTGCGTCCCGGCGACGATACGACCGCGAGCCTCCTCAGGGAGCAAGAGGGCCGGCTCGACCTTTTCGATCCCTCCACCTACCGCACCTACTTCTCGCGTTACTTCGCCGACGTCACTCCCGACGCTCTCAAAGTGATGGAAGCCCGCCTCGCCCGCGACTTCCCCGAGACCGAGATACGCTTCCGCATGATCGATGACCAGGGCCGGGCGTCGATCGTCGTCCCGTACGGCGACGCCGCCGAGCGGGTCGAAGCCTACCGCTGCGCGCCCTGCCGATCGACGCTCCGCGACCTACAACCCTACATCGTGGACGTACCGCAATCGCAATTCACGACGCTCGTCCGCGGAGGCGTGATCGAGGCCATCCACGACCAGGTGAACTGGCTCGTCGCCATCGGCCCCCAGTATCACCCCACGTTCGGCCTGGAGGTGGAACGAATCATTCCGGCCGATCCCGCGAGTTTGATCACTTCGCAAGATTGA
- a CDS encoding efflux RND transporter periplasmic adaptor subunit, whose amino-acid sequence MTSVAERDAGTPRRGVRLLLGSALAALSTVGIVVLMMVLAGAFEPKVKVARSGGDVRGAAAPVDRRLGVVKRVRRPRQESAVGTIRAVYEAVVASKILARVEQVQVKAGQEVKQGDVLVVLDKADLKSRNEQATSGEASARAKYDQAETEFGRAQRLAARASITQSELDQANTALKSAKAEWDRARQAVEETRIVEAYATVRAPMSGRVVDKKVNAGDTVVPGQMLLTMYDPGRMQMVATVRESLALRLKVGQQVPARLDALEHVCQAVVSEIVPEAQAESRSFQVKVTGPCPPNVYSGMFGRIFIPLEDEDVLIVPAGAVRRVGQLDELDVVEGAAISRRAVQLGRTLDEGLEVLSGLEEGEQVVLPKDSPGRSAGGR is encoded by the coding sequence ATGACCTCGGTCGCGGAGCGAGACGCCGGGACGCCCCGCCGAGGGGTTCGGCTCCTCCTCGGCTCGGCGCTCGCGGCGCTGTCCACGGTGGGGATCGTCGTCCTGATGATGGTCCTGGCCGGGGCTTTCGAGCCGAAGGTGAAGGTGGCGCGATCCGGCGGCGATGTCCGAGGGGCCGCCGCGCCGGTCGACCGGCGGTTGGGGGTCGTGAAGCGAGTTCGGCGGCCGCGGCAGGAGTCGGCGGTCGGCACGATCCGGGCCGTCTACGAGGCGGTCGTCGCCTCGAAGATCCTCGCGAGGGTGGAGCAGGTGCAGGTCAAGGCCGGGCAGGAGGTGAAGCAGGGCGACGTGCTGGTCGTCCTGGACAAGGCCGACCTGAAATCCAGGAACGAGCAGGCGACGTCGGGGGAGGCCTCGGCCAGGGCGAAGTACGACCAGGCGGAGACCGAATTCGGCCGCGCCCAGCGATTGGCGGCCCGGGCGTCGATCACGCAGAGCGAACTCGACCAGGCGAACACCGCCCTCAAGTCGGCGAAGGCCGAGTGGGATCGGGCCCGGCAGGCCGTCGAGGAGACCCGGATCGTCGAGGCGTACGCGACCGTGCGCGCCCCGATGTCGGGCCGGGTCGTCGACAAGAAGGTCAACGCCGGCGACACCGTCGTCCCGGGCCAGATGCTGCTGACCATGTACGACCCCGGCCGGATGCAGATGGTCGCCACGGTGCGCGAGTCGCTGGCCCTCCGGTTGAAGGTCGGCCAGCAAGTCCCCGCGCGGCTGGACGCGCTGGAGCACGTCTGCCAGGCCGTGGTCAGCGAAATCGTCCCCGAGGCGCAGGCCGAGAGCCGGTCGTTCCAGGTGAAGGTGACCGGGCCTTGCCCACCGAACGTCTACAGCGGCATGTTCGGCCGGATCTTCATCCCGCTCGAGGACGAGGACGTCCTGATCGTCCCCGCGGGGGCGGTGCGCCGGGTCGGGCAGCTCGACGAGCTCGACGTCGTCGAAGGTGCGGCGATCAGTCGCCGGGCGGTGCAATTGGGGCGGACGCTCGACGAGGGCCTCGAGGTCCTCTCGGGCCTCGAGGAGGGCGAGCAGGTCGTGCTCCCGAAGGATTCCCCGGGTCGATCGGCGGGAGGCCGATGA
- a CDS encoding ArsR/SmtB family transcription factor, whose protein sequence is MAVAIPDELLERVAEKFRMLGDRTRLSILRALLAGEKNVGAVVVETGQNQANVSKHLKMLAEAGMVSRRKEGLQVFYSVGDPLVEQLCRLVCGNIIEEAQAEVDRNRKLLKTWQKRI, encoded by the coding sequence ATGGCTGTCGCGATCCCCGACGAACTCCTGGAACGTGTGGCCGAGAAGTTCCGGATGCTGGGCGACCGCACGCGGCTTTCGATCCTCCGCGCCCTGCTGGCCGGCGAGAAGAACGTCGGGGCCGTGGTCGTCGAGACCGGGCAGAACCAGGCGAACGTCTCGAAGCACCTGAAGATGCTGGCGGAGGCCGGGATGGTCTCCCGCCGAAAGGAAGGCCTGCAGGTGTTCTACTCGGTGGGCGACCCCCTCGTCGAGCAACTCTGCCGACTGGTCTGCGGCAACATCATCGAGGAGGCGCAGGCGGAGGTCGATCGCAACCGCAAGCTCCTCAAGACCTGGCAGAAACGGATCTAG
- the cas4 gene encoding CRISPR-associated protein Cas4, with protein sequence MKSWLDLDASWEPGWARRSMRDLFECEEFRREFPVEYKRGRPKSRGADEVQLCAQAMCLEEMLGLDVPRGSLFYGETRRRKPVEFTPTLRSRVEEAARRCRELFDSRTTPRVARHKGCDRCSLLESCLPEVTGRPTASQPGATAQTHYVELPEDAP encoded by the coding sequence ATGAAGTCATGGCTCGACCTGGATGCGTCCTGGGAACCTGGCTGGGCCCGACGGTCGATGCGGGATCTCTTTGAATGCGAGGAGTTCCGGCGGGAGTTCCCCGTCGAGTACAAACGGGGCCGCCCCAAGTCCCGCGGGGCCGACGAGGTGCAGTTATGCGCCCAGGCGATGTGCCTGGAGGAGATGCTGGGCCTGGACGTCCCCCGCGGCTCCCTCTTCTACGGCGAGACGCGCCGCCGCAAGCCGGTGGAGTTCACGCCCACGCTGCGATCGCGCGTCGAGGAGGCCGCGCGGCGATGCCGCGAGCTGTTCGACTCCCGGACCACGCCCCGGGTGGCGCGTCACAAGGGCTGCGACCGCTGCTCGCTCCTGGAGAGCTGCCTGCCCGAGGTGACGGGACGACCCACCGCCTCGCAGCCCGGCGCGACGGCCCAAACCCATTACGTTGAACTCCCGGAGGACGCCCCTTGA
- the dinB gene encoding DNA polymerase IV, with amino-acid sequence MNVVRAERRRKIIHIDMDAFYASVEQRDDPGLRGRPVAVGGSRERGVVAAASYEARKFGVRSAMPSVTAKRKCPGLIFVKPRFDVYRAVSQQIRAIFAEYTPLVEPLSLDEAYLDVTENLKAIASATAIAEEIRARIRAETGLTASAGVSYNKFLAKIASDERKPDGLFVITPRRGPAFVEGLPVGKFHGIGPVTRAKMEALGIRNGGDLKARTSSFLQEHFGKAGPYYFRLARGVDDRPVSADRVRKSIGAETTFGADLFTAEEARAAIEPLVGKVWSYCEASTLRGRTATLKAKYADFRQVTRSRTVDAPVASRAVLEEIISALLEPLFPAGKGIRLLGVTLSSLEVDSEPRDGRQLRLPL; translated from the coding sequence GTGAACGTGGTCAGGGCTGAACGGCGGCGGAAGATCATCCACATCGACATGGACGCCTTCTACGCGTCCGTCGAGCAGCGCGACGATCCGGGGCTCCGCGGCAGGCCCGTCGCGGTCGGCGGCTCGCGCGAGCGCGGCGTCGTGGCGGCGGCGAGCTACGAGGCGCGCAAGTTCGGCGTCCGGTCCGCCATGCCCTCGGTCACGGCGAAACGGAAGTGCCCGGGGCTCATCTTCGTGAAGCCGCGGTTCGACGTCTATCGGGCGGTGTCGCAGCAGATCCGCGCGATCTTCGCCGAGTACACGCCCCTCGTCGAGCCCCTCTCGCTCGACGAGGCCTATCTCGACGTCACCGAGAACCTGAAAGCGATCGCTTCGGCGACCGCGATCGCCGAGGAGATCCGCGCGAGGATCCGCGCCGAGACCGGCCTGACCGCGTCGGCCGGCGTCTCGTACAACAAGTTCCTCGCGAAGATCGCGTCGGACGAACGCAAGCCCGACGGCCTGTTCGTCATCACGCCGAGGCGAGGGCCGGCGTTCGTCGAGGGCTTGCCCGTGGGGAAGTTCCACGGCATCGGCCCCGTGACGAGGGCGAAGATGGAGGCGCTCGGGATCCGGAACGGCGGCGACCTGAAGGCCCGGACCTCGTCGTTCTTGCAGGAACACTTCGGCAAGGCGGGGCCGTATTACTTCCGGCTCGCCCGGGGCGTCGACGACCGCCCCGTCTCCGCCGACCGCGTCCGCAAGTCGATCGGCGCGGAGACGACGTTCGGCGCCGACCTCTTCACGGCCGAGGAGGCGCGCGCCGCGATCGAGCCGCTCGTCGGCAAGGTCTGGTCCTACTGCGAGGCCTCGACGCTCCGGGGGCGGACGGCGACGCTCAAGGCCAAGTACGCCGACTTCCGACAGGTCACCCGCAGCCGCACGGTCGACGCCCCGGTCGCGTCGCGGGCCGTGCTCGAGGAGATCATATCCGCCCTCCTCGAGCCCCTCTTCCCCGCCGGCAAGGGGATCCGCCTGCTCGGCGTGACGTTGTCGTCACTTGAAGTCGACTCGGAGCCCCGCGACGGTCGGCAGCTCCGACTGCCGCTCTGA
- a CDS encoding winged helix-turn-helix domain-containing protein, protein MNDHLSLAEARRIALAAQGFGAPRPERADGRHLQRTIGRLGLHQIDSVNVLARAHYLPAFSRLGGYDRSLLDRAAWGRPRERRLFEYWAHEASLLPLSLHPLLRWRMARADRGEAGYQGIRVFAGERRPEAMRVLDRIREEGPLSASDFERSRTGWWEWSESKRMLEWLFWAGRITTATRRPSFERVYDLAERVIPAEISTLPTPDEAEAQRRLVELSARALGVATSIELRDYFRLRPADAARAIAALVEQGTLRPVRIPGWTAAFLHKDARRPRRIEARALLAPFDPLVWERARTERLFGFRYRIEIYTPAEKRRYGYYVLPFLLGERLVGRVDLKGDRATSSLLVHAVHLEPDAPPETRDELAQELQAIAAWLGLERIVVSTA, encoded by the coding sequence ATGAATGATCACCTGAGCCTCGCCGAAGCCAGGCGCATCGCCCTCGCGGCCCAGGGCTTCGGCGCGCCGAGGCCGGAGCGGGCCGACGGCCGCCACCTCCAACGCACCATAGGACGGCTGGGCCTTCACCAGATCGACAGCGTCAACGTGCTCGCCCGCGCCCACTATCTGCCCGCCTTCTCGCGGCTGGGCGGCTACGATCGATCGCTCCTGGACCGCGCGGCGTGGGGCCGCCCGCGAGAACGGCGGCTGTTCGAGTACTGGGCCCACGAGGCCTCGCTCCTGCCGCTCTCGCTCCATCCCCTGCTCCGGTGGCGGATGGCGCGCGCGGATCGGGGCGAGGCCGGATATCAGGGCATTCGGGTGTTCGCCGGCGAGAGGCGGCCCGAGGCCATGCGGGTGCTCGACCGCATCAGGGAGGAAGGGCCGCTCTCGGCGTCCGACTTCGAGCGGAGCCGCACCGGCTGGTGGGAGTGGAGCGAGTCCAAGCGGATGCTCGAGTGGCTGTTCTGGGCGGGCCGCATCACCACCGCCACGCGCCGCCCCAGCTTCGAGCGGGTGTACGACCTCGCCGAGCGCGTCATCCCCGCCGAGATCTCGACGCTGCCGACGCCGGACGAGGCGGAGGCGCAACGCCGTCTCGTCGAGCTCTCCGCCCGGGCCCTGGGAGTGGCGACGTCCATCGAGCTCCGCGACTACTTCCGGCTCCGCCCCGCCGACGCGGCTCGCGCGATCGCCGCGCTCGTGGAGCAGGGGACGCTTCGGCCGGTCAGGATCCCGGGCTGGACGGCCGCCTTCCTCCACAAGGACGCCCGACGCCCGCGAAGGATCGAGGCCCGGGCGCTCCTGGCCCCCTTCGACCCGCTCGTCTGGGAGCGGGCGCGCACGGAGCGGTTGTTCGGCTTCCGATACCGCATCGAGATCTACACGCCGGCGGAGAAGCGGCGGTACGGCTACTACGTGCTGCCGTTCCTTTTGGGAGAGCGGCTCGTCGGACGCGTCGACCTGAAAGGCGATCGGGCGACGTCGAGCCTGCTCGTCCACGCCGTGCACCTCGAGCCGGACGCGCCGCCCGAGACTCGGGACGAACTCGCCCAGGAGCTGCAGGCGATTGCAGCTTGGCTCGGACTCGAACGGATCGTCGTCTCGACTGCGTGA